ATCACCGCCATCATGATCAAGGCATATGCCGTCGAAAGGACTTGGGCCACGAACAACTGGATATTCGATTTACAGGTGAAGCAGATGACCATGAAAGCCAGGATAGGCACGATGTTGTAGTGAAAGGAGGTCCAGTTATCGATGCGGAAGGCTGCGACGAAGGCACCCACCAACATAAGGAAAATGGTTCCGGGTCCCAGGATAGTGCCCCCCATCAACATCATCTGGTAGAAGATGTACAGCAGGGAAATGTTATCATTGATCTTGATCGTGCGCTTCGCATCCGCCAACAGATCCATGATGTTAGCAATGGTCGAGGGCACCCATCTGCGCCGCTGGTTGTAGAACTCATTAAATCCCTCAGGACAGTGGGTGTACGCATCACTGGCAGCCGAATACTCCACTCGGTATCCCCTCTGGAGGAGCAATGTGCACAACCATCGATCTTCGCCCTGATCGTACTGCACATAGTGACGAGCCTCATCCGACCGCGTAGTGTATTTCTTCATTACATTGTCATCCATGAGGGCCTTGCCCCTGAACAGGGAAAAGCATCCAGGTGAACAGAGCACGCAGCCAATCATGTGCTCCGTGGCCTTTTGTAGCCAATGACCTATTGCGTACTCGAAGAGCTGGTACCAAACCATGGGTCCAGATCCCACCGGATGAATGCGACCACAGGCGGCACCTAGGTTCTTGTTCTTCTTCATTAGATCCACCAAAAGAGTCACCGCATTCGGCTTGAAGTCAATGTCTCCGTCCAGGGTCAGGAGGTAAGTGTTTTCCGCAATCGCATCCTTGCGATCCACCGAAATGGGCAGCTCCATGAGGCGATGTCCTAGCAGGTAGTACATGTACATCACCTGAGACCAACGCTTTCTGTGACGAATGCGGTCCTTGTCCTTTAAGTGCGTAATGAACTTGGTCTTTCCCGGAAGGGTCCACACCAGGCGGCCTCCGTAGGGAGTCGGATACTTCTTTGGCGGACGCAGTCTGATCGTGGTCTGATGGATCTCGGAGGCAGCCTCGTCCATGGTGGCTATTAAAAGCTTGACGAAGCGATTGCATTGGATATCGTCGTCGCTGTGATCGGAGATTTCGAAGGCGTCATCGAAGAAGATGTGGGCTGCAACGTAGTTGTGGTTGTTGAATCTCTAACTGAATTAGCAATCTTACTCACTCTCAAATTCGTAGTAATCCGGATCGAGAACCCTCAGATACTTTTGAGCCACACGACGAGCACACTGGTCCTCGTCCATTCGCATGATGCTCTTCAAGAACTCTATCATCTCGTCTTTCGTCTCATGCCACATAGTCGCGCAGGAGTAGATTCTTGTGATGTTATCGGAGGACTTAATCGATGGCTTGTTGGGTGCCGAAGAACGATCAGTGTGCACAGAAATAGTCTCGTAGTACTCATcgcctttttccttttcgatCTCTGAAAGATCCTGTAAAAGAGGAATTAGGTATTTTTTTGGATTAAACGAGATTCTCTGTAGAAAAGTTACCTCTGTTTTCACATCTGCCTGGTCATCGCGCCTTCGGTTGAGGGCCATCGACTGATCGATCAGCAGAGAGGAGTACATGGGTTGGACAAACAGCTTTTCGGTGGTGGCCAGGCGCTCGCACTTTGGTGTCCAGATGTGCAGTGCTATCCAGGTCTGACTCAGGAGCCAAAGGATCCAGGCCCACGCCATTTGCTCGGTGACAAAGTTGTTGAAACGGAAGTTTGAGGGGCTCGTAAAAAACAGGTAGTCTGGAATGGTGTCATGGAAGAAGCAGGGATCGTCGATTCGTATTCCAcaggctgcgatcaggaatGTGACAGAGAGCGGAACAGTTAGACTGACGGGAAACGCGTAGCTGAATCCCTGGATAAGGATCTTGCAGGCGAACTTTCCGAAGATGTAGCACAAGTAGGCGCCGAAAATCTGTAGAAGCAGAACATACACCACTGTATTGTAGGcggcatccacatccacagtGTCAATGTTGGCCGATTCCAGGGTATCTGGAAGCACACCGCCCAGTCCCGCTGGCAGTTCGTAGACTATGATCTTGTGAGGTCCAAAAGCGTCCCCGTACATGGCAAACAGATTGCCGGGTTCCTCGCCTTCCGCCCAGTAGATACACAGTGTGACGGTGAAGAAAAGTAGGATCTTCCAAATGGAAAGAAATATGTGGCAGAAGTAGCGAGTGTACTTCATCTCCTCCTTTATGCGACCCAGAGCACGAACCAGGCCGAGTGGGGACTGTGGCGATACGTAATTCTCCCACCAGCCGCACGAGATCATGACACAGGCCACTGGGATGACCCACAGCTCCCGGCGGTTCTCCAGTAGCGGCCAGATCACCAGACCAGTAACCTGGGCGGTCACCGCCGCCAGGTCGATGATCACCTTCACAAACCGCTTGCCCTCCTTGGAGGTGCGAGACAGGAGGCCGAAGATGCCCGGCACCACGCACAGGCAATTGGTCAGCATGGCGCCTTGGATAGCGTCGATCTGGGGCAGAACCACGAACATCAGCAGTGCCATGCCCACGGCACTTAAACTCTCCATCAGCCAGACGAACAGGAAGTGCCCTGTCTTCGGCACCTTAAAGGTCTTGAAGAAGCAGATGCGGACGGATCGGATCAGGGCTCCGATCTCGGGAAGGGCGTAGGCTATCAGCAGCGCCCAGATCCAGGCCACTCGCTCCTCTTCTGGCAGCCGCACCACAAAGCTTTTGTCCCGACCCTTatggaaaacacaaaaaggtCGGTCAAAATTGTATGAGGTTCATAATGTTCTTGATGTTTGGGTGTATTTTCGAAAGATAGGTTTAATCATCTTACCAAGTCTTTGTTGCAGTACTCCATCTTCTTATCCTTGCGCACCTGCGAGGTCATGAAGAGCATTGTGCCCTTGGCGATGACGCCACCGGTTAAAACTATGATAAACGTAATCACATAGGCGAAGATCTTTAAGATCTTTACGGTTAATTCTAAGCACTCTTGGTTTGCCGTCGACCCGGTCTCAATCTTGATCGGCGGATCCCGGAAAACATCCCAACCCTTCGTCTCTTGTATGGTTCGTTGGCTGAAAGTTGAATGAGGGTGAATTAAATTGTGCCGGAGGGATTTGTAGAAACAGCGGGCATACAGTTATTATGTAGCATATGATCTAGAATGTGTCTCCTACAAAACGATATATTCTATAACAAGTTGCTTAAAGTGacactaaaaaataaaaaagtataaataaataattaatgttATTCAAATAAAAGAGTAAGTGTATGGCAGTGTAAGTCGTTTGCACTTAAGTAACATTGGCATTGCTCACTCGACTAGATGGTCTCGACTTCCGGCACTTTATAAACCCGACTCCGCCCTAATCGAACCGCTCCGAAAGTGATTGTGAAGCAATGGCGGTCGGAGCTCGTTTAATTACAGCTTTTTTGCTGATACGCTCTCGTTTTGGTTGTCGTTCGCGGTAGTTGGCCACCACAATACACTTGGAAGACACTTTTGTCCCGAAATACCTGGTCGAAGACCGGAGTAGAAACCTACCTGCCGCCATAGATGTCATGTGTGAGGGGCGAGCTCTCGTCGTCGGTAAAGTTGTTGTCATCGCTGTCGCCGTGCTCTCCGGCGGCTCCCGTTCCGGATCCTTGGCCCGGAGGGGCCATCGGGCGATGCCGCATCGCAGACATCTCCCACGGTTGGTGCTAGTCCCAATCTTGGATTGGGTGGCCAAAGTTCGGCTGCAAAGATTCGGGGGAGAGAAGAGAGGTAAGATTAACTATAATTGACTCCAGGCTGCGGATGTTCGATAAGCAAGATTTAATGGACAAGCAATTTATGGCCATGGAACTAGGCTCTCAAGGACAGGCGTCCTTTGACTCCGTCACTAGACCGGTTTAGGTTTATGTATTCAAGTCCCTCTTGGGACCTTGAACGCCTCTGTTACATGAACGCATTTCCTAAATACGATTGTTTCGATGTGACTTGCTTTATGTATTTGCAAGAAATGTATGGATTCTGAAATATTACAAGCCGGATAGcgttaatttaaaaatggatcagttatatatttctttttagtGTAAACTGATTTAGTGACTCATGGCTTGTGCATCTAGGCGATTAAATTTACATGTTTACATGGCTTCGTGCGCTTCTGGATTTTTCTCATCAtcttttcactttcacttttgtaACTTTCGGCGTGAAGTTATTTAGGAAATGGCTGGAGCTTCGCAAGTAGCTTACTACACCCGAGTCTCGGATTCGCCTCACTTGTTCCACATGTTGCATGGAACTGAGACTGATCTTGCCTGGGTCTTTTATGGTAATTATGTACGATTACTTTAAATTGCCGTCGCAGTTTGCAGCACTTCTCGTATTGTTCTGCCAATGAAGGCCTTGTACCAGATTCTCGTCCGATCGCAATATTTATGGTTAGAGGCAAATCGCAGACGTTtctggcggtttgtgggcgttagagagggcgtggcaaaaagttttttgggaaatctattgaaatttacaatactaatacaaaaataaaaaaaatatcaaataacatgggcgtggcaccatcaatcgacaaacttgctctgcgtctatgtgtctggagtctgcatgcttaatctcaactttctagcttttgtagttcctgggatctcagcgttcatacggacggacagacggacgtacagacggacatggccagatcgactccgctattgatcctgatcaagaatatatatattctttatatggtcgagacgcttccttctgcctgttacatacttttcaacgaattttcAATTCTACGAGTAAAAGGTATATCAAGAGAGAAcgatatagtcgagttccccgactatcagatacccgttactcagctggggagtgcgaacaagaaatttttaatttttttggcatattgatagaaaGAGGGACaaaaagaattaaatgaaaaaaaagggttttggcaattataaaactaataatattaggaaaaaaaggcaacaaattttttcgctttgggcgttagagtggacgtggcacacaactttttggcaacattttccaaaagtgttgGTGTGGTAGTTTTTGGCGTTAGATTGggtggcaacatgggtcaacaaacaGACAGAGCGCACctgtctatgtctctgaagtcaGGCAGTGGAGGGGCCAAATGATCTTGGCATATCGATGGAAATAAATAACTTGTAATCCGAAAAGGCAGTATATTATTTCATGTCTAAAAAATAACTATATCTGGAAAATCGTAAAATACGTCAGAAGAACTCGGCGACACTTGAGCCGATAGATCGTTGTTGACACACCCCAATAAATTTTGATTGGTCGGAAAATATTCTTTAACTTGGGGACGTTCAAAGTACGATATAAAGGTTTCCTGCAACTTGTAGAGCTTCTCCATGAGTCGCGGGTTCAGATTTCCAGGCGTTACGACATGTTTGCACACTTTGGGCAGGGATCCTCCACTTTGTCGCTGCCTTGTTCGTATGTCATGCTCGTTCTTGCGACTCGTGGATTTTTGTATAGCTTTGTTGTCCTTTGAAGGAGTCTCGAGAGGATTGCTCTTTCGTGATGTTTTGGACTTGCTTGGCTGGGCGTCCCCAAGGTGCGCAGCATAAGGTACACACAGATTGAAACGGCTGTCCAGACTGAGCTTCACCACCAAGGCGGATCGCTCCGTCTCGTAGTTCCGACGCAGGGCCTCCAGGTGCCGGATGAGCTTCAACTCACCCGGATTAGCGGGGCGCTTCGAGGTTACCTTCCGTAGCCGCTTAGTGATCTCCACCTCCGACATGAAGCACTTGACCAGCCGCCTTATCTGCGCGTTAAATTGTTGATGGCCGAGGGGATGACGATCGGCCAGGACTACCCTGAATGTGGCGTTCTCTACCTGATCCGGACGGATCTGACCCTTCATCATCAGCGGCGGCAACTGAACGCCCCGATTGGTGGACAGTTTGAAGCAGCTCAGCTGGGTGACCTCGAAAGTGGGTCCTACTGCTTGTGTCCTCTTCACAGTAACCCCAACCATGGCTTTATTGAACAGAGTGACGGAATTGGCGGTTTGTATAATAATCTTACGGACTTATAAGAACAAGACAGGGAATTTGGATCCTCTTATTGCATTGCAATGCTACACGGAATCTGTACAGTTGACTTGACAAATTTTACAAAGTTGAAAGTTAAGGGGCAGAAACCAAGAAGAAGACTAACGCAAAGATATCCTCTGtgatttctatttttatgAGGGAGCTATGTATTGTAATCGTAACATTGTGTTTAACCTACTGCTGGTGGTAGTTAAGGCttataaaagtaaacaataagGAGGTAGCATacttaaaaatgaaattttatataaaacccAATGGACAATTATCGCTAGTATGTTTGCAAGGCAGTGAAACCAATTAAGACCAAATTGTAGAAAGATAGTGGTTCTaaattgatattaaaaaacataagaGGACAACTTGGAAATAGATTGATGACAACATGGAAATGGATTGAGAACAACTTGAAAATGGATTGATTTTGATATTTAGTAATGTTATTTTCCAAATCTCAACCAGCTGAAGTGCTTGCACCGAGTTGGGATGCTGTGGACTGCATCTGTTCCGTTGTGGAGGATTCTGCGCACAACGCGACCATGGCGTCATAGGATGAACTACCCCAAAGGACAGGGACCTTCCACTCCCACGCAAAAAAAGGAACGCACAATTTAAGCTTATGCCGGCAAGGGTGGTTTTTACTGACACATCCTCGGAGGTGGAGTATATCCTCGTAGTGCTCATTTTGTGCTTTATTAGGCAGGGACAAACGTTTAGTGTCAGCCGGACCGTGTGGCCTAAAGGATAAGGCGTCGGACTTCGAATCCGAAGATTGCAGGTTCGAGTCCTGTCACGGTCGATTATAACTGCTAAGTGCATTTTTTGCAATAAGTGGACCGTTCTAACTTTTTTAGCTACTACTTTTACATTGTTTAAGTACTCAAAAATCATCTTGTGTATTttgaaatacaataaaaaccAGTTTCTTTGGACTTTGACTTTTGAAAAAAAGGCAATTAAGCAACCATCGGACAAttcagaaaaaaacaattggACCACAACTTTCAATGAATATCCAAAAGAAATCTCGTCTTCCCCTATTCTTCCAAATATCAAATATCCACTAGAAATGATTCTTTGAGACAGTTGAACTTGTCAATTCTTTGAGACAGTTGAACTTGTCAATTACCTCAAAAACGTGTCATTCAATCTGTAAGCTAAGTTAATTGGTTGAAGCTGAATAACACGGTAgcttaaatgttatttaaacGTAACAGCTTAGATATATTCgtatctataaatatatatacatatgttttaaCATATTGTGGATTGGATAAAAGATCGTACCAATAATCtaacaattattttgtttgacAGTGTGTTTTTTGCGTTCTGAAAACTTAATACCAATATGTTTTATTCGagaaaagcaaattaaaacaagagagaacgctatagtcgagttccccgactatctgatacccgttactcagctagtggaagggagaaggagagtcttaaacacagtttttggcggtttgtaggcgttatagtgggcgtggcagaaagttttttggcaaatcgatagaaatttacaagactaatacaaaaataaaaaatatcaaaacatttttcaaaagtgtgggcgtagcagctttgggcggtttgtgggcgttagagtgggcgtggcaacatgaatcgacaaacttgcgttgcgtctatgtctctggagcctgtatgcttaatctcaactttctagctttggtagtttctgaaatcacagcgttcatacggacggacagacagacggacaaggtcatatcgactcggctattggtcctgatatatatactttatatgatcggaaacgcttccttctgcctgttacatacttttcaacgaatctagtatacccttttactctacgagtaacggttatAATAACCAAAAACAACCCAGCCTTATTTCATGATTGAAGGTTTCTAAAGAGCTCGTTAGTCAAAAAGAGCATagcttaaatttaaaaaagcatGTAAGTCGCCGAAAAACATGAACCTAGTTGACCCTAACAAACCTCAACATTAGAGTACTTTTACCCACACACGAAACGTGCTCACCATACCAAATATGACCCAagtaaaaaaaacaacaattacTAATTCCATTAGGAATTCAAGTCCACGCGTTGAATCAACGCACAGGGCCAGAGACTGAGCGCAAAAGGATTATTGAGTTTCAGAGACGAAGAAAATTACACATTCGTGTATATTCTCGTTGGCTGCCACAGATCATCGATAGCCAACCGGTCGGACATGACAGAAATCCGGAGCGGGCCAACTGTAGGTCTTTCCCGTCGAAGTAGACAATGGGACACAGCTGCAGGCGTTGGGCGATTTAATAGCGAAGTGAATGCCTATTAGCGAAGTGAATGCCTATTAGACCAAATATCAAAGGCGCTAGCTGCGGAAGAATACATTCAAACGGGTAATGCTGAAATACACTGataaagaaaattccaagatttcaaattcaacaacaaaatttttaCTTAGATTTTGTTATGTCTAAAAAGCTTGGACTTTAAGACTTAAACATTGTATAAAGTAAGGACTTTTCTATAAGGTTATGCTTGTATCCATAAAGCAAAACAGAATTGTCTGGAAGGAACTGTCCCAAGCTCCGCAactgaaaaacaagagagaacgctatagtcgagttccccgactatctgatacccgttactcagctagtgtaagtgcgaaggacagtttttggcggtttgtgggcgttagagtgggcgtggccaaaagttttttggcaaatagatagaaatttacaagactaatacaaaaatgaaaaaatatcaaaacatttttcaaaagtgtgggcgtggcagctttcggcggtttgtgggcgttagagtgggcgtggcaaaaagttttttttgcaaatcgatagaaatttacaagaccaatgcaaaaatgaaaaaatattaaaacatttttcaaaaatgtgggcgtggcagttttgggcggtttgtgggcgttagagtgggcgtggcaacctgaatcgacaaacttgcgctgcgtctatgtccctggagtctgtatacttaatctcaactttctagcttttgtagttcctgagatctcgacgttcatacggacggacagacggacagacggacggacagacggacatggccagatcgactcggctactgatcctgatcaagaatatatatactttatatggtcggaaacgcttccttctgcctgttacatacttttcaacgaatctagtatacccttttactctacgagtaacgggtataataatctTCCCCTTTGATTTAAAGGTATGTAAACAATATATTGCATAAACTGATTTTTCTGTGCACCCATAAAGGTAAGTATCCGTCCgaatattttggttttgctgTCCAGCATAATCAGAAGCCAAGGAaggcaaacaattaaaacttgCTCTGCGCGGATTGCCAGCCAGACACACcgaaaaaagtgaaagtcaGAAACTTGTAAAAATGTTATAGTAATAAGCGAACCAAGTCTATGCGATACCGGGGCTCAGATACCGAAGTGGTTCAGATACAAACTcgagttgttgctgcttggAGTGGCGCACAAACTGATTGCTACACTTAAGCCATCTAGTTAAAACGGCGGCCCCGCCAACCAGCTGCCTACTACTCTTGCCGATCGCCGATTGCCGGACAACCAGTTTTCGGCGGACAACAGGAAAGCCAGCGAGGTACGGCCAAGAAATATGCGCCAATATGACTGAAAAAGCAGGCATTATGAGAAAAATTGCAGGCGAACCAAGCCGGAACGAACGGCGAGTGAATTGGTGACATGGCCAAGTCGGGACAAGTTTTGGAGTGGAGATCCGGGGAGGGACATCCATGGGTGTGGGTTCGAAGCGTAGTGGTTAGCTTGCTGGGATTGGCTATTGATTCCTTAAGCCATTGATTTCTGCTTGCCACAACGGAGAGCCATAATTGCTTGAAGGTTACCTGCAATCCGATTGCAGGAATACCAGCTGCTATCGACCCGGATGATTCATGGCTACGGATACCAGACAATCCATCTTGGAGCCGCGCATAGCACCCAGCTCGAAAGATCGCTTATGAAGCTATCAAAAGAGCTTACACTCTGCTTTAAGCAAAGTTTTAGTTATCACATTTTCTTGCCTAACAATTTGAAATTAACATACACCGATAATAGGTGGTGAGTTAGAGTGTCTGGACTGAATCTTTAAAATACTTCTTTTAAAAAACCTTTtacaaaaacttaaaaacaaaatattttcctaaCCTTTACTAAAAAGATGAAACattggaaattatttaaaatgtgaagtttttaatattttttatcaaacattctatatttttttataagatAAATTAAATCATCACATTCCagctcattttatttaattttcagttCATACACCTTTTGGTATCCTGTTTGACTGTTAACTGTTCTACTGTAATACACTCTTGCAATATAGATTAAATTCAGGTACATATTTTGATTATGTGAAATGAGTCACAGTAGTGCTTAATATTTGGATTTTACGTAATGACTGAGTTGAATCGGACTGgcactttatttttgggtttttttggtttcttttcaGACCGGTGAATGATTTGTCTTTTGTTTGGGCTTTAATTTGAGCGCCCATTGATgggtttatttttggttttggaagAATTATCCATTGACCGATGAGTTGTCATGTTCAATGACACACTTTTTTTGGGCACATTTTATGCATTGGATTTTAAATCTGAAGTTGGATATGTACAAGTAATGccaaaaaagatttttaaatattttggacttgttttaaatttgaataaaccACGTTAgcattgaatttgaaatttattcttAAACTGGCGATTAAACTCTTCGATTAATAACTCCAAGCAACAGTTACCTGCTATATGGAGAAACAAATTAACATTGACTATTTGCAGAGGCCTTATTCGGCGCGCCAATCAAAAATGTGAGCGAAATTTAAATGAGCAAGAAGTGGGAGAAGAATCGAGAGAAGAGACCTCGACTTTTGAGGACAGAATCTTGCAGACTGAGCGCGCATCTCGCTGGAAATGCCAAGCGGATGAGCGGACGTACTCGTAGGTAATGAGCTGAGCCAGGTGAAAACCGTCGTCAGGTGACCTTTTCCGCTGGTAATTCCATGTGAAAGCCTTCGAAAACAACTGAGCTGCAAAGAAATCTTAACGCTGATTCTCCTCTGCTGACTAATTTAATCATAATTTATTGAACAAGTTGCTGGATTTTGGGTGTGTGACTTTATTTCGGTGAACGGGTTGTGTGATCCGCAAACAACGCAAATTGTTTCCAGCTCCGAAATGCTAAGTAGCCAGATTGGATGCAGACAGTAAAAAGCAAAAGTGTTGCTAACAAAACCCGTTAGCAGCAAGAGCAGCCGcagaagaaaaaaatgaaaagcgaaaGGCTGGCAGTGGAATAGAAAGAGATCCATAACTTTCACATACAGATATGTCTGTATTTTTCTGGTATGAGAATTATACCGTTGTTTTCTTGCGATCGGCTGACGGCGATGAACTGGCACAATGAAAAAGCCAACCAAATGGGAATTGTCTTCCGTAGATAGCGAGAGTAAGCCACTTGGCCAGGCGAAGGTATCTACGATTTGTTGGCTATAAGAAAAGTCAAATTCCAAGCGGACGCATTTGTTACACGCGGATTAGGGACTTGGCCAACTTCCTTTCTCTTCCTTTTCTGGTAGCGGAATCGCCTGCGTGGCTCACTGATTTAAAACTTCATTTCgtatttgatttcttttcaTTAACTTTTTCTCTTTGTCCGTGGGTTGgtaattgttgctgttgctgcactAAACTTTTggcccaaacacacacacactcgcatttggacacacacagaaacacgCATGCGCGCACGTACCGTTTTGTAAgactctctctcttttttgcCGTCGTCCGCGCAGCTCTATTCGGGTTCGTTGTCTTTGCCAAACTGAAATGAAGTCTTTCGTTTTAGCCACTGGAAGCGTCCGCTGGCGGAGTCGCAGTCGCCGCGGTGCCGCTGGAAGTGAATTTTTTATGAGCGCTTAAGCTTGTTATTCTTGTTCTGTCACTACCGCCGCCTGTTTTCTCCAGTTTCGGTAGCATGTCCTCGAAATAATTGCGCATTTGCTATTCCATATTCTTTGTTGTTAAAAGAAGAGAAAGTTTATCTACTTTATCTAAATTGCTCTCGAATGTTCACCACCTTTTTCGGCAGTTTCCCACTCCATCCCACACTGCATGTGTGCTGGATTTAGTTTGcatgccatttttttttttggtttttgtgacAACTTTGTTCGAGGTCgtcttgttttgtttacatCTTGGTCGCTTTCTGCAGGCGTTTTATATTAAAGCTCATCTAATATTGCAATCAAAGAGAGCAATGATCTTAAAAGCTTAGAGAGAGCGCTGCAGTTGGAAGCACTTAACGATTGCACTGAATTGCATATACCGTTTAAAGCATGCGCAACATCGGAGGACTTTAAAACTGTGATAATTGGCTAAAACGACTTGCTTTTGGTTAGGAGAACATATTCTTCTGATGTcttgtatttcattttcaaggccaattttttaacatatatttaaaaaattcatGTCATGATTTATAATACGATTAAATGCAACTTTTTTAAAACTCCAAAACATCGATTGATCGAATAACACAATTATTGAAAAAATACTATTTGAAATACTAGACCCCAAccattgtattttttattaataaaaaaattattaagattcaaatgaaaaattttaaatgccaTTAAAGCGGAACTATATCGATATAACAATATAAGATGTTTTTCCCGGTTCCATCGAAAATATCTATATTCCAAATGAGGCCAAATACTAAAAACTTATTATATCCGGTGAAGTATTTTAGTGCCATTGGCCGGCGGTCCAAGGTATTTTGTCGTTTTGGCTGCGGTCACACTGCTCGtgtgcataaaataaaaagcagaGGGCACTTTaggcaacaataataataataaacagcCGATCGACCGATAACTGAGTCCCAAAATAAGGCGCACATAGTATAGACGAGCAGACGAACAAGGCGGCTGTGCGGGACGGAGTATCGGTGAGTATCGGATATTGTCAGGTTCCGAGAATCCCAGATTCTTACCTTCCGGAACTGGCGTACGAACATGTCCCTCTGATGAGTGCATGTACACTATGTGTCATGTATATATGTCGTATATCCGTAGATCCTTTTTACCGGAGCGGAGTGGATTGGAGTACAGTGCAGTGTCGCTAAGCGTGACAATGGGCGCCTGTGTGTGTCGCATGAACCCCGACAACGAGACGATGAGCGTCTCCTCGGCGAGCATCTCGCG
This genomic stretch from Drosophila yakuba strain Tai18E2 chromosome 3R, Prin_Dyak_Tai18E2_2.1, whole genome shotgun sequence harbors:
- the LOC6535398 gene encoding chitin synthase chs-2 isoform X1; its protein translation is MSAMRHRPMAPPGQGSGTGAAGEHGDSDDNNFTDDESSPLTHDIYGGSQRTIQETKGWDVFRDPPIKIETGSTANQECLELTVKILKIFAYVITFIIVLTGGVIAKGTMLFMTSQVRKDKKMEYCNKDLGRDKSFVVRLPEEERVAWIWALLIAYALPEIGALIRSVRICFFKTFKVPKTGHFLFVWLMESLSAVGMALLMFVVLPQIDAIQGAMLTNCLCVVPGIFGLLSRTSKEGKRFVKVIIDLAAVTAQVTGLVIWPLLENRRELWVIPVACVMISCGWWENYVSPQSPLGLVRALGRIKEEMKYTRYFCHIFLSIWKILLFFTVTLCIYWAEGEEPGNLFAMYGDAFGPHKIIVYELPAGLGGVLPDTLESANIDTVDVDAAYNTVVYVLLLQIFGAYLCYIFGKFACKILIQGFSYAFPVSLTVPLSVTFLIAACGIRIDDPCFFHDTIPDYLFFTSPSNFRFNNFVTEQMAWAWILWLLSQTWIALHIWTPKCERLATTEKLFVQPMYSSLLIDQSMALNRRRDDQADVKTEDLSEIEKEKGDEYYETISVHTDRSSAPNKPSIKSSDNITRIYSCATMWHETKDEMIEFLKSIMRMDEDQCARRVAQKYLRVLDPDYYEFETHIFFDDAFEISDHSDDDIQCNRFVKLLIATMDEAASEIHQTTIRLRPPKKYPTPYGGRLVWTLPGKTKFITHLKDKDRIRHRKRWSQVMYMYYLLGHRLMELPISVDRKDAIAENTYLLTLDGDIDFKPNAVTLLVDLMKKNKNLGAACGRIHPVGSGPMVWYQLFEYAIGHWLQKATEHMIGCVLCSPGCFSLFRGKALMDDNVMKKYTTRSDEARHYVQYDQGEDRWLCTLLLQRGYRVEYSAASDAYTHCPEGFNEFYNQRRRWVPSTIANIMDLLADAKRTIKINDNISLLYIFYQMMLMGGTILGPGTIFLMLVGAFVAAFRIDNWTSFHYNIVPILAFMVICFTCKSNIQLFVAQVLSTAYALIMMAVIVGTALQLGEDGIGSPSAIFLISMVGSFFIAACLHPQEFWCITCGLIYLLSIPSMYLLLILYSIINLNVVSWGTREVVAKKTKKELEAEKKAAEEAKKRVKQKSMLSFLQSGIGDNGDEEGSVEFSLAGLFRCIFCTHGKTSDEKQQLTSIAESLDTIKNRMDTIESAVDPHGHHASRHGRRRTTSSGSKDHHLLTSVAEKSGDESDESDSDTSAEPKQERDFLTNPYWIEDPDVRKGEVDFLSSTEIQFWKDLIDQYLYPIDNDPVEQARIAKDLKELRDSSVFAFFMINALFVLIVFLLQLNKDNIHVKWPFGVRTNITYDESTQEVHISKEYLQLEPIGLVFVFFFALILIIQFTAMLFHRFGTISHILASTELNFCKKKSEDLTQDQLIDKHAVEIVKNLQRLQGIDGDYDNDSGSGPDRIARRKTIQNLEKARQPRRQIGTLDVAFKKRFLKLTADAENNPATPILTRRLTMRAETIRALEVRKNSVMAERRKSAMQTLGAKNEYGITTGAPTNNNGALPNQRSARVSNAGISIKDVFNVNGGAAEQIYGSNGGGTINQGYEHVIDEDGDGNSLRLTTRNPHPHPHHQVSWSQNTNGGGNGTGHL